GCTTAAATACAATAACATTTTCTGCATTCCAAACTTCAAGAACCGGCATTCCTGCAATAGGGCTCGTTGGATCTTCAAGAGCTGCAGGGTTCACAGTATCGTTCGCACCGATGACAAGTACTGTATCAGTCTCGGAGAAATCTTCATTGATTTCATCCATTTCTAATACGATGTCATAAGGTACTTTGGCTTCCGCCAACAATACGTTCATGTGACCAGGTAAGCGGCCCGCTACAGGGTGAATACCAAAGCGTACTTCAACACCTTGAGCGCGAAGCTTCTCGGTAATTTCATGCACTGGATACTGAGCTTGTGCAACGGCCATACCGTACCCTGGAGTGATGATCACTCGCTTAGAGTTTTTCAGCATGTCTGCCACATCTTCAGCATTGATTTCTCGGTGCTCACCGTAATCCTGGTCACCGTCGCTTGTAGCAACTTCTTGACCAAAACCACCCGCAATAACACTGATGAAAGAGCGGTTCATTGCTTTACACATAATGTAAGACAGAATCGCACCAGATGAACCTACTAGGGCACCGGTAACAATCAACAAATCGTTCGCTAACATGAAACCAGCTGCCGCTGCAGCCCAACCTGAGTATGAGTTCAGCATTGAAACAACCACTGGCATATCTGCACCACCGATTGAAGCAACCAAATGGTAACCAAATACAAACGCGATCAAAGTCATGACGATAAGTGCGAACATGCTGCCATCAGCATTCACATACTGAACTAATAGGAACGCTGATATAACAAGCGCAGCTAAGTTCAATTTGTGTTTGTGAGGTAGGTTCAACGCAGATGAACTGATCACACCACGTAATTTACCAAACGCAACGATTGAACCAGTAAACGTTACCGCGCCGATGAAGATCCCCAAGAATACTTCAACTAAGTGGATAACATGTTCAGCATGAGTTGCCGCTTCTGGCGCGTCAATGTAACTGTTAAAACCCACTAGAACCGCTGCCATACCCACAAAACTGTGAAGAATAGCAACCAGTTCTGGCATCTCAGTCATTTCAACTTTTTTGGCGTAGTGGATACCAATACCACCACCGATCACCATCGCGATGATGATCCAAACAACACCTGAAGAATCTGGCCCAAAGATAGTTGCGATCAAAGCGATCGCCATACCAGCGATGCCGTAATAGTTACCTGCTCGCGCAGATTCTTGCTTAGATAGTCCCGCCAGACTCATAATAAAGAGAACGGCAGACACAATGTATGCGGCTTGTACTAATCCTGCAGACATTTGTTACTCCTTAGTCTTTACGGAACATTTCAAGCATACGTTTCGTGACCGTAAAGCCGCCGAAAATATTGATGCTTGCAATTAACACTGCGATGAACGACAAGAACGTGACAACGCCACTTCCTTGACCAATCTGTAGTAACGCACCTACAACGATAATGCCAGAAATAGCATTAGTTACCGACATAAGCGGTGTATGCAGTGAATGTGAAACGTTCCAAACAACATAGTAGCCAACCACACACGCCAATACGAATACCGTAAAGTGGGCTAAAAAGGCTGCTGGAGCAACCGAAGCAATCCAACCAAATGCACCAATACCTGCCGCTAGGCCGATAAACTTTTTAACTGGTGACGTTGGTTCTTCAACTTTCGCTTCAACCTTTACAGGTTGTGGCTTGATTTCAGGTTGAGCGGATACTTGGATAGGAGGCGCAGGCCAAGTGACTTCACCTTCTTTAACAACAGTCACACCACGTAAAACAACGTCATCGAAATCGATGTTAATGTTACCGTCTTTTTCTTTACAAAGAAGCTTAAGAAGGTTGACTAAGTTAGTACCGTAAAGCTGAGAAGATTGAGTCGGTAAACGACCGACCATGTCGGTATAGCCGATGATCTTCACGCCATTCGGAGTAGTAATAACTTTGTTTGCTTCAGTGTAAGCACAGTTACCGCCATTCGCTGCCGCAAGGTCAACAATGACACTACCCGCCTTCATCGAATCTACCATGTCTTTGGTGATAAGCTTGGGAGCAGGTCGACCGGGGATCAGTGCAGTCGTAACAATGATATCAACATCTTTGGCTTGCTCAGCATAAAGCTCAGCGGCTTTCTTGTTGAAGTCGTCCGACATTTCTTTCGCATAGCCATCACCAGCGCCAGTGTCCTCTTGGAAATCAACTTCCAAGAACTCGGCACCCATTGATTGAACTTGCTCTTTCACTTCAGGACGAACATCGAACGCTCGAACGATCGCGCCTAAGCTACCAGCAGCACCGATAGCGGCTAAACCAGCAACGCCTGCGCCAGCAACCAGTACCTTGGCCGGTGGAACTTTACCAGCAGCAGTAATTTGCCCGGTAAAGAAACGACCAAACTCATGTGCAGCTTCTACAACAGCGCGATAACCTGCAATGTTAGCCATTGAACTCAACGCATCTAGCGCTTGAGCACGAGAAATACGAGGAACCGCATCCATCGCCATGACGTTAATGTTCTTGCTAGATAGCTTTTCCATTAACTCTGGGTTTTGTGCAGGCCAAATGAAACTAATTAGGCTTGCCCCTTCTTGAATCAGTTCAATCTCATTAATCGTTTCTGCTTCGCCGGTAAGCGGGGCATTAACTTTAAAGATTACATCCGATTTCCATACATCTTCTGTCGATACGATAGTCGCACCGGCAGCTTGAAATGCAGCGTCGTCAAAACTGGCAAGAACGCCAGCTTGTGTTTCAACTGAGACGTCAAATCCCAATTTTAATAACTGCTCAACCGTTTTCGGCGTTGCAGCAACTCGAGTTTCACCTACGAGTATTTCTCTAGGCACACCAATTTGCATAGTTATTCCCTACTATTGGCACAAATGAATAGTCTGTTTTTATCTAAGGTTGCAGGTAACTTCAAGCTTTTTGTAAGAAAAATACAAACTTTCATTACATATAACCAAATTAACGGTGGATTCTCGCTTCTAAAGCGTTAAATGACAACATTTTCAGAACTAAGCAGAGGTCAAACCAGACCATTTATCGCTCAAATTCTGCCTGATAAATTAGCGACTTAACAAAATGCTCACTAAACCAACAACAATAGATACTCAAATTCAATACAAACATCGAGTAGGGTGAGGCGTCTCCGCCTCATCCCTCTCACAGAACCGTACGTACGGACCTCGTATACGGCTCATGCACATTTCCATTCAGCATAATGGCTGAACACATATCCTGTCCTAACGTGTTTATTATTCACTAATCCAAGGTCGTTAAACCATTGATTTGGCATCGAGTAACTGGCTAATGGACTCGCAGCATTTCTCCAACTATCCATACAGATATACCTGAATGACCCTTCGTAACCTAGCTGTCTTAGCCTGCGGTGGAGTCGGGTCGGTTTTTTCCATAATCGTAATTGGACGCTGCGAAGTCTTCGCCTTAACCACGCGGCCAGTTTCTTAAACTCCCTGTTGGCATTCGCTATTCGAAAGTACTGGCTGAACCCTCTCAGAAGTGGATTCAGTTGTTTAATGACTTCTAACAATGGCTTACCGCCATTGCGTCTTGTCACTCGCTTCAACTTTCCTTTGAACGTCGACATTTTCTTTGGCTGAATACGGCTATAATGGCTACCGATTTCTATTCCAAGGAATTTCACACCTTCGCCGCTGTGCGCTATGTGTGATTTGGTTTCGTTCACCGTTAACTTGAGCTGTTTTTCCAGGACCTTCGTTGCCTGTACTTGCGCATTTTCTGCACCTTTACGGCTGCGACAGAAGATCAGTATGTCGTCGGCATAACGGACTATTCGATGTCCTCGCTTTCGCATCTCTTGATCAAACGCATCCAGATAGATGTTCGCTATCAGTGGGCTTATTACTCCACCTTGCGGACTACCTATCTCGGTATGCTGCCACTCTCCATCAACCATTACGCCACTTTTCAGGAACTGTTTGATGAGCTCCAGTACGCTACTGTCTGTGACTCGTTTCTTAATGCTTTTTAGAATAAGCTCGTGGTCGAGCTTATCGAAGCACTTCGATAAGTCCATATCTACGACGTGTTGCATTCCGTATCGACGGATGAACATCGTCGCTTTGTTTATAGCATCGTGACAACTTCGATTCGGTCTATACCCAAAGCTGGATGGGTGAAACTGCTCTTCGAAGATTGGGGTTAATAGATCATTTAGAGCTTGTTGGACAACTCTATCCCGTACTGTTGGGATCCCAAGTAATCGCACCCCACCATCATCTTTCGGTATTTCTACCCGTCTGACGGGTTGAGGGGTGTATCGCTTGGTTTTGAGTTCCAGAAGAAGTTGATCTAGGTTATCACTCAGATTTTGGGCGTAGTCGCTTAGGCTCTGCCTATCTATTCCGGCCGCGCCTTTCGCTTTCCACACTTTTTTAAATCCTTTATAGAGTCGCTCTTTGTGGAGCAAGTGACCATATAAACTGTAGTAAACTCTCAACTTTTTCCTTTAGATTGTGTGCCGTGTGGGGACAAATGCTCTCTCACAGTGTTGGTGTATTTCACTCCACTCTCTAGCCTTCTAGCTCAATGGCAATTTACTAGAGTGAGTCAGAGTTACTCCCTTGTACGGTTTCTCGCTTCAGTGCTTTGCTTTCACAAAGACCGAGACGGAATACCTCGATAGCTAATCAACTTGTATACCACTGAAAAAAAAACATCTGCTCATCACAGACTTAAAATGTACTTCATCCCTTCGCAACACCAGATTGCTTTTGGCAAAATGTTGTCCCATCAGACGTGTTACTGATGGTCAGCTCAGTTTTATCCTCCACACCATTACTGGGCTTCACCGGCCGAGCTTTACTCACTACTACGGATTCATCTGCCACCTCGCACCAACATAGATCTTGGCTCTCGCCTTGAGTTTATGCTTCCGACGTTTGCTCGGATGTGGTGTCAGGCTTCCCCAGTTACTGCACTGGCTCCCTGTTAACAATGCCACCCTCAAGCACAATCTAGGTCTGATTGAGTATCGGGCTTCACGCTATTTTGCACGCTTACCCACCTAAATTGCCGAATCAGGTTCACTTTCGTTGTGTACTGTTAACTTCCTATCGCTTCCTTCAAACCCTGCCGTTGGCCAGCAACGCCCTTGCGATTCGGATTATCTTCCCCTCAATCAGGGTGATTTAGGCTTCTTTCAGCCTAATGGGTTTGCCAGCTTCGCTGGGCAAACAAAAAGAGCCATTAGCATATCGCTAAATGGCCCTTATTAAAGTGATGTTAATCAACTCGATGTAATGCGTGTTTGGTTCAATGCCTAAAAAATACCATCGCCCATCTGATCGATAAACAGCTGCGATTTTTTTAGCATAAACTCGTTGGCGTCAGATTCTGAACTAAGTACATCAGAGCGGATAAAAGTATGTGTTTTCACTTCCCCCTCCCCGAACTCTTTAGTAATGCGTCCGGCAATACGAAATTGGCCGCCCTCTGCGCGTGATTCTTGATAAATCAAGTAACCTTTGTACTCGACGGGCTCAACATCTTGTTTACTGTCAGCCGCTTTATTTCCGCCGAAAAAATAGGAAAATAAACCCACAAAAAATCCTTACTTGAGTCGTTTTTTATCTAACAGCGGCAATTCATACCACTCCAATTCGTCGTCATCATGGCGCGAAGGCTTACTAAACACAATAGGTAGATCATCATCACGTGTACGTCGATCGTTCTGTATCATTGATTCCGCGGCGATGAGCGCCACTTCAACCTGCTCATTTAGAACGACCAGTCTTTCCTCTGGTAACGCAGATAAAAAATCGATATCGTGACGAATGTATACTGGTCTTAGTTGATTTAGCGCTATACAAGCCAAATCTGCCAATTGCTCTGAGTCAAACCTATCCGTATATTCGAGCAACGCTAACTTAGCCCCAACAATTGTTTCCATATAATTGTGTACGTCTACGCTAATCTGCATGTTTCGCTTCCTCATGTCACTTATTATGGAACAATCTTTGATAATGCTAGGTGGAAAACAGGACGGAAAGAAGTTCATCTGTCCTTACTTGTGGCTTTAATCATCATATTGGTAACAATTCTAATAATTTTTCAATTAAGTTTAGCAAAACACTTGGAAATTCCAATAATAGACGTATCCTAAGAAGCTCAACTTCCTATTCTTTATATTTATAGTAAACCCCCTATCTTTGTGAGTTCGATGCTAAGTACGTTAATCAATACGAATTTTCTAAAATTTCTAATGCCTATCTTACTGACATGCCTCAGTTTATTCGCTATAGATGCCTTAACAACGTTAGTCGTTGCAAATCTGGGGATGGTGAGCCACCTTCCCTACATTCTCTTTTCTATTACTCTCATTTTGGGCCATAGCTTTAGCCAAGGTCGAATGGGAATGATCGCAATTGCGATGATGGTCGCTTATTTTTTTATTCAAGAACGTCTGCAAGTTCCATTGAGTGTTGGAACAACCAAATTGGAATTCTCGCTGCTCGCTTTCCTGTTACCCGTCGCTTGCATGGTTGTGTACGCATTCCCTAACCGTCGTTTTTTCTCCATTTCAGGGCTTGGCTACTCAATCCTAATGTTACTCTTTCTCGGCTGGGCATATTTGACGGTCGACCACTTTGCAGAAAACGGAATGGACACACTTTGGGATGGGATTCTATTCTCTATTCCAGAATTAAGTCGACTCCCCTTTCTCGCTATTTTGTACAGTATCATATGCGTTGGCATTGCAGCGATTATGGTATTGAAACGAAACGATGCGCTCGATAACGCCATCTATAGTTGCTTACTCTTTTCAGCCATTACTTTTGGCGGTTTTCAAATTAGCTACATTTCGGCCATTCTTTTTTCTCTTGCCGGTGTGATGCTTATCTATAACGTCATTTCAACCAGTCATAAGCTGGCTTTCATCGATCAGTTAACCGAGATACCGAGTAGACGAGCGTTGGAAAACGAAATGGCTCATCTAGGTCGTAAGTACACTATCGCTATGCTTGACGTAGACCACTTCAAAAAGTTTAACGATACCCATGGCCATGACACGGGCGATCATGTTTTAAGATTAGTGGCGAAAAAGCTGCGAAAAACCACTGGCGGAGCCAAAGTCTATCGATATGGCGGTGAAGAATTTACTGTCTTGTTTAAGGGGAAGTCTGCCTCCCAAACGATTGATCACTTAGAAGAGCTAAGGGAAAGCATCGCGCAATATGACATGATCATCCGCGATAAAGAGCAGAGACCTAAAGATGACAAGCAAGGCACTCAAAAACGCGGAAAAAAAAGCACAGAGAAGACAGTGAATATTACGGTAAGTATTGGTGTTGCCGACAGTTACGAATTAAAAACACCGACCAAAGTAATTAAATCAGCGGATGATGCACTGTACAAAGCGAAGAAAAAAGGCCGTAACTGCGTTGTTACTTCTTAACCCAAACTAGTTCGCAACGGTATTCTCGCGCGGAGTCAGCAAGCGATAATAAAATGATCGCTATCATTGGTGATTACCGACCTTTATTTGATACGAATCGATTACGACCATTTTGTTTCGCTTCATAAAGTAACACATCGGCTTGTTGGAAGATGAATTCAAGCGATTCGTTGCCTTTGGGAACGAAACTGTACACCCCTTGTGACGCGGTCACGAAGTCAGAAACAGACGATTTCTCATGGGTAATAGCGAGTTCTTCAATGGCGCGACCAATTCGTTCGGCTTGCTTTTCTGCATAATCGACACCCGAGTTACTTAGAATAACCACGAATTCTTCGCCACCATAACGCCCAACAACCTCCCCAGCACGAACAAAACTGCTATCTAGTCGAGAGGCTATCTTCTGTAAACACTGATCGCCTTCTATGTGGCCATAGTTATCGTTATACAACTTGAAGTAGTCGACATCTAATAACACAACCGTTAAAGGAAGCCCGTGCCTGCCATGCCAAGTCACCATCTTAGCCAGTTCACTGTCGATGAATCGACGATTATAAATCCGGGTGAGACCATCCTCGTTGACTTGTTGCTGTAAATTAGAATTCACGCTTTCCAATTTAGCTGTTACCGCCTTTAGCTCTCTTCTCATATCGGCTATACGCTGCATTGCTTTGAGTTTCGCACTCAAGACCATCTTATTGACGGGCTTTACTAAGTAGTCATCCCCCCCCATTTCGATTGCTTTAGCGATCATTTCAGGTTCTTCATGGCTGCTAAGGAAAATGATAGGCACCCAATCTTTAAAACGAGACCGAATCTCTTGAGCAACTTCAAAGCCGTCCATTACTGGCATTGATATATCGAGCAGAACAAGCTCTGGATCGAACGAGGTATAGACTTCCAGTGCTTGAGCACCGCTTTCAACAACCTCCACCGTGTGGCCTAGTTGCTTTAGACGTATACCCAGTTGCATTCTCTCTAATTGCAAGTCGTCTACCAGTAAAATTCGAATAGAAGTATTTGATATTTCCATATATTGTCTTTGATCTTCCCTATGCCATCTAAGCAATATAGCATGCTATTTGTCCTTTAACCCAATAGAAATGAATGAA
This DNA window, taken from Vibrio tapetis subsp. tapetis, encodes the following:
- the pntB gene encoding Re/Si-specific NAD(P)(+) transhydrogenase subunit beta; the encoded protein is MSAGLVQAAYIVSAVLFIMSLAGLSKQESARAGNYYGIAGMAIALIATIFGPDSSGVVWIIIAMVIGGGIGIHYAKKVEMTEMPELVAILHSFVGMAAVLVGFNSYIDAPEAATHAEHVIHLVEVFLGIFIGAVTFTGSIVAFGKLRGVISSSALNLPHKHKLNLAALVISAFLLVQYVNADGSMFALIVMTLIAFVFGYHLVASIGGADMPVVVSMLNSYSGWAAAAAGFMLANDLLIVTGALVGSSGAILSYIMCKAMNRSFISVIAGGFGQEVATSDGDQDYGEHREINAEDVADMLKNSKRVIITPGYGMAVAQAQYPVHEITEKLRAQGVEVRFGIHPVAGRLPGHMNVLLAEAKVPYDIVLEMDEINEDFSETDTVLVIGANDTVNPAALEDPTSPIAGMPVLEVWNAENVIVFKRSMNPGYAGVQNPLFFKDNTQMLFGDAKESCVNISSHL
- the pntA gene encoding Re/Si-specific NAD(P)(+) transhydrogenase subunit alpha — its product is MQIGVPREILVGETRVAATPKTVEQLLKLGFDVSVETQAGVLASFDDAAFQAAGATIVSTEDVWKSDVIFKVNAPLTGEAETINEIELIQEGASLISFIWPAQNPELMEKLSSKNINVMAMDAVPRISRAQALDALSSMANIAGYRAVVEAAHEFGRFFTGQITAAGKVPPAKVLVAGAGVAGLAAIGAAGSLGAIVRAFDVRPEVKEQVQSMGAEFLEVDFQEDTGAGDGYAKEMSDDFNKKAAELYAEQAKDVDIIVTTALIPGRPAPKLITKDMVDSMKAGSVIVDLAAANGGNCAYTEANKVITTPNGVKIIGYTDMVGRLPTQSSQLYGTNLVNLLKLLCKEKDGNINIDFDDVVLRGVTVVKEGEVTWPAPPIQVSAQPEIKPQPVKVEAKVEEPTSPVKKFIGLAAGIGAFGWIASVAPAAFLAHFTVFVLACVVGYYVVWNVSHSLHTPLMSVTNAISGIIVVGALLQIGQGSGVVTFLSFIAVLIASINIFGGFTVTKRMLEMFRKD
- the ltrA gene encoding group II intron reverse transcriptase/maturase, with amino-acid sequence MRVYYSLYGHLLHKERLYKGFKKVWKAKGAAGIDRQSLSDYAQNLSDNLDQLLLELKTKRYTPQPVRRVEIPKDDGGVRLLGIPTVRDRVVQQALNDLLTPIFEEQFHPSSFGYRPNRSCHDAINKATMFIRRYGMQHVVDMDLSKCFDKLDHELILKSIKKRVTDSSVLELIKQFLKSGVMVDGEWQHTEIGSPQGGVISPLIANIYLDAFDQEMRKRGHRIVRYADDILIFCRSRKGAENAQVQATKVLEKQLKLTVNETKSHIAHSGEGVKFLGIEIGSHYSRIQPKKMSTFKGKLKRVTRRNGGKPLLEVIKQLNPLLRGFSQYFRIANANREFKKLAAWLRRRLRSVQLRLWKKPTRLHRRLRQLGYEGSFRYICMDSWRNAASPLASYSMPNQWFNDLGLVNNKHVRTGYVFSHYAEWKCA
- a CDS encoding HlyU family transcriptional regulator, with amino-acid sequence MGLFSYFFGGNKAADSKQDVEPVEYKGYLIYQESRAEGGQFRIAGRITKEFGEGEVKTHTFIRSDVLSSESDANEFMLKKSQLFIDQMGDGIF
- a CDS encoding late competence development ComFB family protein gives rise to the protein MQISVDVHNYMETIVGAKLALLEYTDRFDSEQLADLACIALNQLRPVYIRHDIDFLSALPEERLVVLNEQVEVALIAAESMIQNDRRTRDDDLPIVFSKPSRHDDDELEWYELPLLDKKRLK
- a CDS encoding GGDEF domain-containing protein; translation: MLSTLINTNFLKFLMPILLTCLSLFAIDALTTLVVANLGMVSHLPYILFSITLILGHSFSQGRMGMIAIAMMVAYFFIQERLQVPLSVGTTKLEFSLLAFLLPVACMVVYAFPNRRFFSISGLGYSILMLLFLGWAYLTVDHFAENGMDTLWDGILFSIPELSRLPFLAILYSIICVGIAAIMVLKRNDALDNAIYSCLLFSAITFGGFQISYISAILFSLAGVMLIYNVISTSHKLAFIDQLTEIPSRRALENEMAHLGRKYTIAMLDVDHFKKFNDTHGHDTGDHVLRLVAKKLRKTTGGAKVYRYGGEEFTVLFKGKSASQTIDHLEELRESIAQYDMIIRDKEQRPKDDKQGTQKRGKKSTEKTVNITVSIGVADSYELKTPTKVIKSADDALYKAKKKGRNCVVTS
- a CDS encoding diguanylate cyclase, which produces MRILLVDDLQLERMQLGIRLKQLGHTVEVVESGAQALEVYTSFDPELVLLDISMPVMDGFEVAQEIRSRFKDWVPIIFLSSHEEPEMIAKAIEMGGDDYLVKPVNKMVLSAKLKAMQRIADMRRELKAVTAKLESVNSNLQQQVNEDGLTRIYNRRFIDSELAKMVTWHGRHGLPLTVVLLDVDYFKLYNDNYGHIEGDQCLQKIASRLDSSFVRAGEVVGRYGGEEFVVILSNSGVDYAEKQAERIGRAIEELAITHEKSSVSDFVTASQGVYSFVPKGNESLEFIFQQADVLLYEAKQNGRNRFVSNKGR